In Rubrivirga marina, the following are encoded in one genomic region:
- a CDS encoding T9SS type A sorting domain-containing protein, protein MTRLSILSLALAAITLAPSASAQVCTDCEPPPVFKPDALLGLRAADVGGTTVPLPERSLNGIARALDAAVDLQVVVDKPAKMQMAYGLVRNGELVVSVTSDDLRATPGKHPLIRVGHGPVEGYEDPLFGIWGTGNVGYEDPLFGFDDPRLGYEEPLFGYEDPSVSYEDPLFGIWGDGDTYFDKPYLGYEDPLFGLDAVWGRAKELVGTEHALVLISYGLDGNRHTFAGSAIIVPFDLVDGAAPSDVRAPRASATATPALGVAPNPFAGGTTVTFETGEAGPVRVSLVDVLGREVAVVSEGERPAGAHRVRLDGAGLAPGPYLLRIAEGAAVRSVPVTVAR, encoded by the coding sequence ATGACTCGCCTCTCGATTCTCTCCCTCGCCCTCGCGGCGATCACCCTCGCCCCGTCCGCCTCGGCCCAAGTCTGCACCGACTGCGAGCCGCCTCCCGTCTTCAAGCCCGACGCGCTCCTCGGCCTCCGCGCCGCCGACGTCGGCGGCACCACGGTCCCACTCCCGGAGCGGTCGCTCAACGGGATCGCCCGGGCCCTCGACGCCGCCGTCGACCTCCAGGTGGTCGTCGACAAGCCCGCCAAGATGCAGATGGCCTACGGGCTCGTCCGCAACGGCGAGCTGGTCGTGAGCGTGACCTCCGACGACCTCCGGGCGACACCGGGCAAGCACCCGCTGATCCGAGTCGGCCACGGCCCGGTCGAGGGCTACGAGGACCCGCTGTTCGGGATCTGGGGGACCGGGAACGTCGGCTACGAGGACCCCCTCTTCGGCTTCGACGATCCACGCCTCGGGTATGAGGAGCCGCTGTTCGGGTACGAGGACCCCAGTGTGAGCTACGAGGACCCGCTGTTCGGGATCTGGGGCGACGGCGACACCTATTTCGACAAGCCGTACCTCGGATACGAGGATCCGCTCTTCGGTCTGGACGCGGTCTGGGGGCGAGCCAAAGAGCTCGTAGGCACCGAGCACGCCCTCGTCCTGATCTCGTATGGCCTCGACGGCAACCGTCACACGTTCGCCGGCAGCGCCATCATCGTGCCGTTCGACCTCGTGGACGGCGCCGCGCCGTCGGACGTGCGCGCGCCGCGCGCCTCCGCGACGGCGACACCGGCGCTCGGCGTCGCGCCCAACCCGTTCGCCGGTGGGACGACGGTCACGTTCGAGACGGGCGAGGCCGGCCCGGTCCGCGTGTCGCTGGTCGACGTGCTCGGGCGCGAGGTGGCCGTCGTGTCGGAGGGCGAGCGGCCGGCCGGCGCGCACCGCGTCCGCCTCGACGGCGCCGGGCTGGCGCCGGGCCCCTACCTCCTCCGGATCGCGGAGGGCGCGGCGGTCCGATCCGTCCCAGTGACCGTCGCGCGCTAG
- a CDS encoding ECF-type sigma factor, giving the protein MDAPAGPVTRLLSDHADAPDLVDRLVPLVYDELREAARRQLRRVGPQTIHTTELVHEAYAKLVSSARVPASSRAHFFGAASRAMRQVLVDRARARTAAKRSGGQRVTVDFDRADLGADPAEEILAVHEALERLAEFDARSARVVECRFFGGLTEPETAEALGISERTVTRDWADARAWLRAALQAEA; this is encoded by the coding sequence ATGGACGCCCCCGCCGGCCCCGTCACCCGACTCCTGTCGGACCACGCCGACGCGCCCGACCTCGTCGACCGGCTCGTGCCCCTCGTCTACGACGAGCTCCGCGAGGCCGCGCGCCGCCAGCTCCGCCGCGTCGGGCCGCAGACGATCCATACGACCGAGCTCGTCCACGAGGCCTACGCCAAGCTCGTCAGCTCGGCCCGGGTGCCGGCGTCGAGCCGGGCCCACTTTTTTGGCGCCGCCTCGCGCGCCATGCGGCAGGTCCTCGTCGACCGCGCCCGCGCCCGGACGGCCGCGAAGCGCTCGGGCGGCCAGCGCGTGACCGTAGACTTCGACCGGGCCGACCTCGGGGCCGACCCGGCCGAGGAGATCCTCGCCGTCCACGAGGCGCTCGAGCGGCTCGCCGAGTTTGACGCGCGCTCGGCGCGCGTCGTCGAGTGCCGCTTTTTCGGCGGCCTCACCGAGCCAGAGACGGCCGAGGCCCTCGGCATCAGCGAGCGGACCGTGACGCGCGACTGGGCCGACGCACGGGCTTGGCTCCGGGCCGCCCTCCAGGCGGAGGCGTGA
- a CDS encoding protein kinase domain-containing protein encodes MITDPDRWRTVRRLLGEARELAPAERAAWLDRALDDPDLRAEVAALLAADDDAGGFLATPAADRAADLFEDTDDAFLGRRVGPWRIEERIGEGGMGVVFRAARADADFEQEAALKLVGRGLASRALLDRFRQERRILARLEHPGIARLLDGGLSEDGQPYFAMELVRGVPLTAYADERDLGVRQRVRLLRDVAEAVAVAHQNLVVHRDLKPSNVLVVEDADGRPGVKLLDFGIAKLLSDDDDDGTLTATTALMTPAYAAPEQVTGAPVTTATDVYALGVLLYELLAGRRPHDLGPGAAPTAVERAVCETEPPAPSAVAPPARARALRGDLDTIVGKALAKEPARRYVSASALAEDLGRHLDGVPVAARRPTVAYRVGSFVRRHPVGVGLTALAVVSLVVGLAGTAWQAHVAAVERDHARTEAERAEQTAGFLRDLFAASDPLNPETEGDTLRARTLLLRGAARLRSELADQPGVRASLQREVAVSLRNLGLYAASDSLLREAIALQREAGDRAALATSLYERSLTLDRLGDYDGTTETAAEALALRRAVLAPDDPDLGRAMDWMATVHEWNGLPDSALALEREAIALLERAVPPGDDRLLQARHNLGWMLVHQGRPAEAVPVFERTVAEARAADPDHPEIPATLTEWAIALRQLDRLDEAEALYDEALGAQRARLGADHATVGLTLSNKARVSLERGDLDRAEATYRDALRIFRARFGPEAYTNGVVLTHLASIARQRGQLAEAERLVLEALAIHVAAFPDGSDYTASTQIELARVLQARGRVEAATPHVRAALATREAQYGPDHRTTAEARELLADLTDG; translated from the coding sequence ATGATCACCGACCCCGACCGCTGGCGCACCGTCCGCCGGCTCCTCGGCGAGGCGCGCGAGCTGGCCCCCGCCGAGCGCGCCGCGTGGCTCGACCGCGCCCTCGACGACCCCGACCTCCGCGCCGAGGTCGCCGCGCTCCTCGCGGCCGATGACGACGCCGGCGGCTTCCTCGCGACGCCGGCCGCCGACCGCGCCGCCGACCTGTTCGAGGACACCGACGACGCCTTCCTCGGGCGCCGCGTCGGGCCGTGGCGGATCGAGGAGCGGATCGGCGAGGGCGGGATGGGCGTCGTGTTCCGCGCCGCGCGCGCCGACGCCGACTTCGAGCAGGAGGCGGCGCTCAAGCTGGTCGGCCGCGGGCTCGCGTCCCGCGCGCTCCTCGACCGGTTCCGACAGGAGCGGCGGATCCTCGCGCGGCTGGAGCACCCCGGGATCGCGCGCCTCCTCGACGGCGGCCTCAGCGAGGACGGCCAGCCGTACTTCGCCATGGAGCTCGTCCGCGGCGTCCCGCTCACGGCCTACGCCGACGAGCGCGACCTCGGGGTCCGCCAGCGGGTCCGGCTCCTCCGCGACGTCGCCGAGGCGGTCGCGGTCGCGCACCAGAACCTCGTGGTCCACCGCGACCTCAAGCCCTCGAACGTCCTCGTGGTCGAGGACGCCGACGGCCGGCCGGGCGTCAAGCTCCTCGACTTCGGCATCGCCAAGCTGCTGTCGGACGATGACGATGACGGGACGCTCACGGCGACGACGGCCCTCATGACGCCGGCGTATGCCGCGCCCGAGCAGGTCACCGGGGCGCCCGTCACCACGGCGACCGACGTCTACGCGCTCGGCGTCCTTCTCTACGAGTTGCTGGCCGGGCGGCGCCCGCACGACCTCGGCCCCGGCGCCGCGCCGACGGCCGTTGAGCGGGCCGTGTGCGAGACCGAGCCGCCCGCGCCGTCGGCCGTCGCCCCGCCCGCCCGCGCGCGGGCGCTCCGCGGCGACCTCGACACGATCGTGGGGAAGGCGCTCGCGAAGGAGCCCGCCCGGCGCTACGTCTCGGCGAGCGCGCTCGCGGAGGACCTGGGGCGCCACCTCGACGGCGTCCCCGTGGCGGCCCGGCGCCCGACGGTCGCCTACCGCGTGGGCTCGTTCGTGCGGAGGCACCCGGTCGGCGTCGGCCTCACGGCGCTCGCCGTCGTGTCGCTCGTGGTCGGGCTGGCCGGGACCGCGTGGCAGGCCCACGTCGCGGCCGTCGAGCGGGACCACGCCCGGACCGAGGCCGAGCGGGCCGAGCAGACGGCCGGCTTCCTCCGCGACCTGTTCGCGGCGTCGGACCCCCTGAACCCCGAGACCGAGGGCGACACGCTCCGCGCGCGGACGCTCCTGCTCCGCGGCGCCGCCCGCCTCCGCTCCGAGCTGGCCGACCAGCCCGGGGTCCGCGCGTCGCTCCAGCGGGAGGTCGCCGTGAGCCTCCGCAACCTCGGCCTGTACGCCGCCTCCGACTCGCTCCTCCGAGAGGCCATCGCCCTCCAGCGCGAGGCCGGCGACCGGGCCGCCCTGGCGACCTCGCTCTACGAGCGCTCGCTCACGCTCGACCGGCTCGGCGACTACGACGGGACGACCGAGACGGCCGCCGAGGCCCTCGCGCTCCGCCGCGCCGTGCTCGCCCCCGACGACCCCGACCTCGGGCGCGCGATGGACTGGATGGCCACCGTCCACGAGTGGAACGGCCTCCCCGACTCCGCGCTCGCGCTCGAACGCGAGGCCATCGCGCTGCTGGAGCGGGCCGTCCCCCCTGGCGACGACCGCCTCCTCCAGGCCCGCCACAACCTCGGCTGGATGCTCGTCCACCAGGGGCGGCCCGCCGAGGCCGTCCCGGTCTTCGAGCGGACCGTCGCCGAGGCCCGCGCCGCGGACCCGGACCACCCGGAGATCCCCGCGACGCTGACCGAGTGGGCCATCGCGCTCCGCCAGCTTGACCGGCTCGACGAGGCCGAGGCGCTCTACGACGAGGCCCTCGGCGCCCAACGCGCTCGCCTCGGCGCCGACCACGCGACGGTGGGCCTCACGCTCTCGAACAAGGCCCGCGTCTCGCTCGAACGCGGCGACCTCGACCGGGCTGAGGCGACGTACCGGGACGCCCTCCGCATCTTCCGCGCCCGCTTCGGCCCGGAGGCCTACACCAACGGCGTGGTCCTGACCCACCTCGCGAGCATCGCGCGCCAACGCGGTCAGCTCGCCGAGGCCGAGCGGCTGGTCCTCGAGGCCCTCGCGATCCACGTGGCCGCCTTCCCGGACGGAAGCGACTACACGGCCAGCACGCAGATCGAGCTCGCCCGCGTCCTCCAGGCCCGCGGACGCGTCGAGGCGGCCACCCCGCACGTGCGGGCCGCGCTCGCCACGCGGGAGGCGCAGTACGGGCCCGACCACCGCACGACCGCTGAGGCCCGCGAGCTGTTGGCTGACTTGACGGACGGCTGA